CCTCCCCAGGTCCGGAAGGAAGCAAGGATAAGCCGACCCTTCTATGCCGGAGCGGTATCCCGGTTTATATAAAACTAAGTGAGAAAGTGAGTAGGTGAGTAAGCGAAAAACATCTGATCTCTAATACTCAAATCACATTATTAACAAATCTTAACCAAATCTTAATAAACTCTAAACAAAAATTTCATAAAATATAATCTATGGAAAACATATTAAAGTTCAGGCTTTTAGATAATAGTATACTTTTTAGCTTATTCGTATTAGAGCTTATACTTTCAGCAGGATTATTTCTAAACCTTATAAAAATCTTTTACGATATTTACGGATCCTACCCTAACATCAATGAAATCATAAGACATCTAATAAACAATGCATTATCTATGTTTATTCTGATTGAGATTATAAAAAGCATCAATGACTATATTTACTACAAAAGAATAAGAATTTCTGTTGTTTTAGACGTATCAATCATAATTCTTTTAAGAGAGCTTGTGCTTGGCTTATACAAACATACAATTTCCGAAAGCTTTGCTATCATGATAACAGGAATAATTTTTATAATGATAATTGCAAGAGCGATAACAATAAAATTTTCTCCAAATAACTACAACAGAATAGGAGTGTAAAGATGGCGTTGATTTATGTTATTGAAGATGATGAAGATATCAATGAGCTTTTGACTTATAACTTTAAAAAAGAAGGCTTTGATGTAAGGTCGTTTCCAAACGGTAAAGTTGCTTTTGAACATATCAAGCAAGAAAAACCAGATATTGTAGTATTAGATTTAATGATGCCAGAAGTTGATGGTCTTGAGTTTTGTAAGCTTGTTAGGTCTGATAAAGAATTAGAGCATATTCCATTAATAATGCTAACAGCAAAAAGCACTGAGATAGATAAAATTGTTGGTCTTGAACTTGGTGCAGATGATTATGTGACAAAACCATTTTCATTTAGAGAGCTTCTTGCGAGAGTAAAGGCACTTTTGAGACGTTCTAAGTCTCTTCATTTTCCTACTGCAAAACCAGAGTATAAGTTTGGAGATTTAAAAATAAGTCCAGAAAAATTTGAAGTAACGATAAAAGGTCAGCCAGTTCATTTGACAACTACTCAGTTTAAGCTTCTCTTAGCACTTGTAAACTCTCAAGGTAAAGTATTATCAAGAGATTACATAATAGAGCATGTTTGGGCTTGGGATAAAGATGTTTATGATAGAACGATTGATGTTCATATAAAAAAGTTAAGAGAGCTGCTAAAAGAATATGGAAACTGCATTAAAACTATAAGAGGAGTAGGCTATAAGTGGGAATGCGAGCCTACCCCATGATCTTTTACATTTGCGGAGTTAAAGATTTCTTTTCAAAATGGTCAGAAGTTTTTTGAAGAATGCTTTTCATTTCATCAGTAACTTGTCTTAAAAATGCTTTAAATCTTTTATCTTCAATTCCAAAGTTTGTTGACGCAGCTTCTACATCCTCAACTAAAATTTTTACATCATTTTTGTCTTGATAGATAGATATTCTACATGGAATTAATACACTTATTACATCTTTGTTAAACTTTATACCTTCAGTTAGATAATCAGCACGACATAGCAGATAAGTTTTATGTGGAGTATTAGATTTGATTGTTTTATCTACATTCATTGTATGAAGGATACCCCATTTATGATTTTGTATTTCTTGCTGAAGTACTGCGTTCACTTTGTCAAAATTACCGTTCTTAATCACAACGTAATAATAACCTTTTTCAAAATTAACCTCCCCACCAAAAGAGAGCTTTAACATCAGTAAAGGCAAAACTAAAACCAGTAAAACTTTTTTCATGACACCAACCTCCGATTGTTAGTTTTAATCTAAATATAATTTTTATAATTTCATATGTCAATATATTTGATTTAATCAAAATATGAGAAAAATCATTAAGGAATAGAAGTTACATATTATAATTAGATAAAAAAGTAAGTCATTGAGAAAATAGCATTGGAACAATTCATAAATTACTCGTACGTAATGAGGGTTCGTAAGACAAAACTATGCAATTTACCTTAATTAGCAAGGACTTCTGACGCATGTTTTAAGTTAATGCGTAAGTAATTTAGTAAATATAGAAGCTTTTGATAAGAGAGCTTTATTTTTCATTCTACAGCCAGCGAAGAATTTCATACTCTTTTAATTTTTTCACCCAATGTATTTAAATTTAATACTTTGTTATTTTATAAAAATAAAAAATTCTTTGGAATGCTGTAAAGTTTGAGCCGATGGCTATTAAAAGAATGCTGTAAAAAACCAATCCAGATAAAAGCCCAATGATTAAAAATATTGACCTTTCCGGTCTTTCAAATGCACCTATTTTACATTCATATCCAAGACCTTCACATCTTGCCCTTGTGTAGCTTGTCATAAAAGAGCCGATTATAGCCACTGCGCCAATCAAAAAAAACCAATCATCATCCTTATACAGATAAATCAAAGCGAAAATTGGAACTATATCAGAGTATCTATCTATGACAGAATCTAAAAAAGCTCCAAAAGTTGAAGTTTTATTATACTTTCTTGCAAGATAGCCATCAAGCGCATCAAAAATATTTCCAAAAAGAATAAAAACCCCTGCGATAAATAGATAATTTAGATAAATAAAATAACTTCCAATGAAAATTAAAATCAAGCCAGAGATAGTTAGAAAGTTTGGAGTTATGTTTAATCTATACAGAAAATCTACAACCGGGGCTGTTTTCTCTTCCCAGATAGGTTTCATATTCTTTATAAACTGGCTCATCTGTTTTTCACTATGTCTATAAATTTTTTAACTTTATCTAAATCTTTAACGCCCGGAGATACTTCTAACTTTGATGATGCATCAACTCCATAGGGTTTTACATGGTTTAAAATTTCTTTAATATTGCTTTCAGACAGACCGCCAGAGATGATTACTTTGTCATACATATCTGTAATCTTTTTCAAGAGATTTAAATCTATCATCTCCCCCGTCCCGCCATAAACACCTTCTTTAAACGCATCAACCAAAACTGTAATATCTTCGTTTTTAAACGTCTTTATTTTTTCTAAATCTGATTCATTTTTAACTCTAATTGCCTTTATAACTCTATCTTTCGGAAAGTTTTTAACAAAATCTAAACCTTCATCTCCATGAAACTGGATAAAATCAGCTATGTTTAAAAGTTCTAAAACTTGCTCTAAACTTGGATTTACAACAACCGCAACAAGCTTACTATTTTTTAGCTTTTCTTTTATTTCTTTAATTCTTTCAACGTCAACATATCGTGGACTTTTTGGATAGGTTATAACACCTATATAATCTGCTCCATACTCTGATATTTCTCTTGCTTGACTTGGCAGAGTTATGCCACAGATTTTAACAATCATCTCACTTTTTTAGTTAAAGCTTCTTTTATCTTTTTCTTCAAACAAGGTACAGATAAACCAAGCTCTTCCATTACTTCCCAAGCCGGACCGGATATGCCAAATCTATCTTCAACACCATGTCTTACAAGGATAGTTGGATAGTTTTCTGCTAAAACTTCTGCCACTGCACTTCCAAGACCGCCGATTATAGAATGCTCTTCTGATGTAACCACTGCACCTGTTTTTTTAGCGGTTTGTATGATTAAATCTTTATCAATAGGTTTTATAGAAGACATGTTTATAACTTCTACATCTATACCTTCATCTTCAAGCTCGTAAGCAGCTTGTAAAGCCATAGAAACCATCACACCACAGGCTATAACAGATACATCTTTACCTTCTTTTAATACATAACCTTTACCAAGTTCAAACTCGTAGTTTTCAGGCAATATTACCGGGAATTTTTCCCTTCCCATTCTTATATAAAACGGCTCTTTAATCCAATGAACTTTTTTAAGAACTTTTTCCATCTCAACGCTATCTGCAGGAACGATTACATTCATATTTGGCAGTGTTCTCATCAGTGATATATCTTCATTCATTTGATGAGAAGCTCCATCTTGACCTACAGAAACACCACCATGAGAAGCTACAAGCTTAACGTTTAGTTTATTGTAAGCTATTTGCTGTCTGATTATCTCCCAGGGTCTTCCGGCTAAAAATATGGCAAATGAAGATGCATAAACAGTCCTGCCAGTATAAGCAAGTCCTGCAGCTATACCAATCAAGTTTTGTTCTGCAATTCCGGCATTGAAAAATCTATCCGGATAAGCAACATGAAATTTATGAGTTCTTGTAGATTCTGATAAATCTGCATCTAAAACAACCATTTCTGGGTCTATCTTTCCAAGCTCAACTAAGACTTCTCCGTATGTATCTCTTAATGCTTTTTTAGGTAATTTATTTATATCAATTTTTTCTGCCATCAAACTACACACCTCCGGATGTTAATTCTTGGATTGCTTTTTCATACTCTTCTTTACTTGGTGCAACGCCGTGCCACTTAAAGTTATTCTCCATAAACGATACGCCTTTACCTTTAACTGTATGAGCTACAATCATGATTGGCTTTCCTTTTATTTGATTTGCTTGAGTAAAGACATCTATTATCTGCTGATAATCATGTCCGTCAATCTCTATTACATGCCAGCCAAAAGCTTCATACTTTTCTTTTAGTGGATGAATGTTTATGATCTGTCTTATATCTCCATCAATTTGAAGATTATTATTATCAAGAATTGCTATTAGATTATCTAACTTATGATGTCCTGCAAACATTGCAGCTTCCCATGTCATACCTTCCTGGACTTCTCCGTCCCCAAGCATTACATAAACTTTATAATCCTTATTTGCAAGCCTTCCAGAAAGAGTTTGACCGATTGCTACTGACAATCCTTGACCTAAGGAGCCTGTTGAAGCTTCTGCTCCGGGAACGCCGTGTTTATTTCCTTGCCATGCAGGATGGCCTTGCAATCTACTATATCCATCCGGAGCAAATCCCTTTGTTTTTCTGTATGTAGATAATTCTTCTTTTGGTATGTATCCAGCTTTTGCCAACACTGAGTATAAAGCAGGTGATGCATGTCCTTTAGAAAGGATAAATCTATCCCTGTCTTCCCACCAAGGATTTTTTGGGTCATATCTTAAAAATCCACCAAAGTATAAAACAGTTAATATATCAATGGCAGATAAAGACCCACCCGGATGTCCAGACTGGGCGTTGTACACCATTGTGATAATATCAATTCTAAGCTCTCTTGCTATTTCTTTTAACTCTTGAATATCTCTCAACCTTTTCTAACCTCCTGTAAATGTCTATAAATTTATCATTTCTCTGCTTGCCTTTCATTTCATTTAACAACTTTAAAATTTTTATCGTTTTTAGAAGCTATGGAATTACTAAATGCTCATTTTTTGTACGCTTGATAATAGCCAATTGCAATATTTACTGAAGCTGTCTTTAACAAGAGATAAATATTTTACATCAGAGCTTATTCCCTTTTCCTGCAGTAAAGTCAAAACTCTTGGAAACATTTAAAGAGCCTTCTACTATTGAGAAGTTTACAGCTTATTCCTATTTAGCAAAGTTCAAATTTGATATATTAAGCTTCATTAAAACACTGCCATTATTTGTAAGCTGAATTTCATTGTTTAAACCATACTCAACTGTATAATCTTTATAGATTATCTTTCTTAAATTTCCTTCTTCATAGACAAGTGTGTACTCAGGTCTGATTATCTTTAATGTATTGCCATCACATTCATACTTTTCATTTTCTTGAATGTTGAATTTTTTAGATATTAAACTTTTTAAAAGAGTTATATCTGTCAATGGTTTTGCTTGTGGCATATAAAGGGATATTAAGGATAAAATCTCTCCGGAATTACAAGATTCAAATCCTGAAGCTTTGACGCATAAAGAGCCATCTTTTCTTTCTATTGTCAAAAGATTTTTTCCAAAGGGAGATGATATATACATTTTTTCATTTTCTCTAAATTCTCCTTTTACTAATGCCGGCAAGCCAGAAACCATCGCAGAACAGGCAAAGCTAAATTTATCAGGAATGGTATTATCTTTTTGTTTTATCTCTTTAAATTTATTTTCACAGTAAAAAGGTTGAAATGTAGTTGTAGAACAAGAGTTTAAAAATAAAGCAGAAAACAGAACAATAATTAGAAATTTTAAATTTTTCATCTTACTTACCTCAAATCTTTAAGCTTTCTTAAAACTCTTTCTTTTTGATTTGGCTCTCCTTCACCCTTTTTATCTATTAGCTCTAAAGCTTTTTTGTAGTACTCTACAGCATCCTGTTTTTTGTTTAATTTTAGTAAAATATCTGCATAATGCTCATTTAATACCGGGTCATCGGGCATTTTTTCAAGTGCTTTTTTTATCAGCTTTTCAGCCTCAGTATAATTACCTTTTTTGTAGTACCCCCAACCAAGACTATCTAAATAAGCAGGGCTATCCGGCATTTTCTCGAGTGCTTTTTTAACAAGTTCAATGCCCTTGTCTATGTTTATTTCTCTATCTATGTAGGTGTATCCAAGATAATTTAAAGCATCAGGATAATCCGGTCTTAGCTCTAAGGATTTGTAAAGGGATTTTTCTGCTTCTTGCCAATTTCCAAGTTTATCAAGATAAATTGCCTTTATAAAATGAACGGTTGGATCATCCGGTGCTATACTTTCAGCTTCTTTAACAAGCTCAAGTGCTCTTTTTATATTTCCTTTCTTGTCTTCTATATCAGCCATTGATAAAAGAATTTTATAATCCTTAGGGTTTTGGACGTAAAGTTTGTTTAAAATTTCTAAAGCTTTATCGTATTCTTTTAGGTTTAAATAAACACTGACAAGTCTGTCAATAAGTTCTTG
This is a stretch of genomic DNA from Sulfurihydrogenibium sp. YO3AOP1. It encodes these proteins:
- a CDS encoding phosphate-starvation-inducible PsiE family protein; the encoded protein is MENILKFRLLDNSILFSLFVLELILSAGLFLNLIKIFYDIYGSYPNINEIIRHLINNALSMFILIEIIKSINDYIYYKRIRISVVLDVSIIILLRELVLGLYKHTISESFAIMITGIIFIMIIARAITIKFSPNNYNRIGV
- a CDS encoding response regulator transcription factor, with the protein product MALIYVIEDDEDINELLTYNFKKEGFDVRSFPNGKVAFEHIKQEKPDIVVLDLMMPEVDGLEFCKLVRSDKELEHIPLIMLTAKSTEIDKIVGLELGADDYVTKPFSFRELLARVKALLRRSKSLHFPTAKPEYKFGDLKISPEKFEVTIKGQPVHLTTTQFKLLLALVNSQGKVLSRDYIIEHVWAWDKDVYDRTIDVHIKKLRELLKEYGNCIKTIRGVGYKWECEPTP
- a CDS encoding DUF302 domain-containing protein; amino-acid sequence: MKKVLLVLVLPLLMLKLSFGGEVNFEKGYYYVVIKNGNFDKVNAVLQQEIQNHKWGILHTMNVDKTIKSNTPHKTYLLCRADYLTEGIKFNKDVISVLIPCRISIYQDKNDVKILVEDVEAASTNFGIEDKRFKAFLRQVTDEMKSILQKTSDHFEKKSLTPQM
- a CDS encoding CDP-alcohol phosphatidyltransferase family protein, producing MKPIWEEKTAPVVDFLYRLNITPNFLTISGLILIFIGSYFIYLNYLFIAGVFILFGNIFDALDGYLARKYNKTSTFGAFLDSVIDRYSDIVPIFALIYLYKDDDWFFLIGAVAIIGSFMTSYTRARCEGLGYECKIGAFERPERSIFLIIGLLSGLVFYSILLIAIGSNFTAFQRIFYFYKITKY
- a CDS encoding phosphoribosylanthranilate isomerase, producing MIVKICGITLPSQAREISEYGADYIGVITYPKSPRYVDVERIKEIKEKLKNSKLVAVVVNPSLEQVLELLNIADFIQFHGDEGLDFVKNFPKDRVIKAIRVKNESDLEKIKTFKNEDITVLVDAFKEGVYGGTGEMIDLNLLKKITDMYDKVIISGGLSESNIKEILNHVKPYGVDASSKLEVSPGVKDLDKVKKFIDIVKNR
- a CDS encoding transketolase family protein, with protein sequence MAEKIDINKLPKKALRDTYGEVLVELGKIDPEMVVLDADLSESTRTHKFHVAYPDRFFNAGIAEQNLIGIAAGLAYTGRTVYASSFAIFLAGRPWEIIRQQIAYNKLNVKLVASHGGVSVGQDGASHQMNEDISLMRTLPNMNVIVPADSVEMEKVLKKVHWIKEPFYIRMGREKFPVILPENYEFELGKGYVLKEGKDVSVIACGVMVSMALQAAYELEDEGIDVEVINMSSIKPIDKDLIIQTAKKTGAVVTSEEHSIIGGLGSAVAEVLAENYPTILVRHGVEDRFGISGPAWEVMEELGLSVPCLKKKIKEALTKKVR
- a CDS encoding transketolase, producing MRDIQELKEIARELRIDIITMVYNAQSGHPGGSLSAIDILTVLYFGGFLRYDPKNPWWEDRDRFILSKGHASPALYSVLAKAGYIPKEELSTYRKTKGFAPDGYSRLQGHPAWQGNKHGVPGAEASTGSLGQGLSVAIGQTLSGRLANKDYKVYVMLGDGEVQEGMTWEAAMFAGHHKLDNLIAILDNNNLQIDGDIRQIINIHPLKEKYEAFGWHVIEIDGHDYQQIIDVFTQANQIKGKPIMIVAHTVKGKGVSFMENNFKWHGVAPSKEEYEKAIQELTSGGV